A single region of the Planctomycetota bacterium genome encodes:
- the ruvB gene encoding Holliday junction branch migration DNA helicase RuvB, which produces MPRERLVSPESRGPDEEGFSWSLRPKRLAEVVGQRKLIEKLLIAIKAAKGRKEPLEHVLLYGPPGLGKTTLAHVVAAEMGAGIKTTSGPALTRPADLVGILTNLARGDVLFIDEVHRLGPVVEEFIYPAMEEFRIDITVDRGSFARTINVPLQPFTLIGATTRAGFLSAPLRERFGLYHHFEFYPEEDLLEIARRSAKLLAVPTEPDALREVARRSRGTPRVTIRLMRRMRDFAQVKGDGRVTPEIARDALAMEAVDERGLDDLDRKFLRTIVEVYGGGPAGIEAIAATLNEEVDTLVDMVEPYLLKIGFVGRTRQGRIATADAYKHLGLKAPPTPKRSKKAAGGEGNLFDPTA; this is translated from the coding sequence ATGCCGCGTGAACGCCTGGTGAGTCCCGAGAGCCGCGGACCCGACGAGGAAGGGTTCTCGTGGAGCCTTCGGCCGAAGCGCCTCGCGGAGGTGGTCGGTCAAAGGAAACTCATCGAGAAACTCCTCATCGCCATTAAGGCCGCCAAGGGGCGCAAAGAGCCGCTCGAGCACGTCCTCCTCTACGGCCCGCCGGGCCTCGGGAAGACGACGCTCGCGCACGTCGTCGCGGCCGAGATGGGCGCGGGGATCAAAACGACCTCCGGGCCGGCGCTCACGCGGCCGGCGGACCTCGTGGGGATTCTGACGAACCTCGCCAGGGGCGACGTCCTTTTCATCGACGAGGTCCATCGCCTCGGGCCCGTGGTCGAAGAGTTCATCTACCCGGCGATGGAGGAGTTCCGGATCGACATCACGGTAGACCGTGGAAGTTTCGCGCGGACGATCAACGTGCCCTTGCAGCCGTTCACCCTGATCGGCGCGACGACGCGCGCGGGCTTTCTCTCGGCGCCGCTCAGGGAACGGTTCGGCCTCTACCACCATTTCGAGTTCTATCCGGAGGAGGACCTTCTGGAGATTGCGCGGCGGTCGGCGAAGTTGTTGGCTGTGCCGACCGAGCCGGACGCGCTCCGCGAGGTCGCCCGCCGCAGCCGGGGCACGCCGCGCGTCACCATCCGCCTGATGCGCCGGATGCGCGACTTTGCGCAGGTGAAAGGCGACGGGCGCGTGACGCCCGAGATCGCGCGCGATGCCCTCGCCATGGAGGCCGTGGACGAGAGGGGCCTCGACGACCTCGACCGCAAGTTTCTGCGGACGATCGTCGAGGTGTACGGCGGCGGGCCGGCGGGCATCGAGGCCATCGCCGCCACCTTGAACGAAGAAGTGGACACCCTGGTGGACATGGTCGAGCCGTATTTGCTGAAGATCGGTTTCGTCGGCCGGACGCGCCAGGGTCGCATCGCCACCGCCGACGCCTACAAGCACCTGGGCCTGAAAGCCCCGCCCACACCGAAGCGCAGCAAGAAAGCCGCCGGCGGTGAAGGGAACTTGTTCGACCCTACGGCATAG